A genomic stretch from Lathyrus oleraceus cultivar Zhongwan6 chromosome 2, CAAS_Psat_ZW6_1.0, whole genome shotgun sequence includes:
- the LOC127118122 gene encoding protein VAPYRIN, translated as MEKLVEVCEPAEVRIEFTLNTKCRATVQLKSLHSTTPIAFKIQTSSPNKFLVNPPSGLIPPLSISTFQVILKPQPNLPRSYPRSPSDRFLIKTAEFSSNSSDSTHPDSINSWFASRPYGFSTYDIKLKVAFIGSFLLRDAVSRADLETVRGLIKRQRSVLAGLSLDESNSLLRVASELDNPDDMVLLLLEAGLRIHETVRSDHFNRHDDVHVADANNVQHVEDVEHGELVLEASRNGNVRELETLLRIGVNFNYRYDYGLTAVHVAAFKGHKEAVLMLCKAGLDLECEDDEGHVPLHMAVESGDFETVRIFVEKGVNVNAMNKKGVTPLYLARVWGHEDVCELLIGRGALSTLSLALA; from the exons ATGGAGAAGCTGGTGGAAGTGTGCGAACCAGCTGAGGTTCGGATAGAATTCACACTCAACACCAAATGCCGAGCCACTGTACAACTCAAGTCACTCCACTCAACCACACCAATAGCTTTCAAAATCCAAACCTCATCCCCCAACAAATTCCTGGTTAACCCACCGAGTGGACTCATTCCACCTCTCTCCATCTCCACCTTCCAAGTAATCCTCAAACCTCAACCCAATCTCCCTCGATCTTACCCTCGTTCACCCTCCGACCGTTTCCTCATCAAAACCGCCGAGTTTTCATCCAACTCGTCCGATTCAACTCACCCCGATTCCATCAACTCATGGTTCGCTTCTCGACCTTACGGATTCTCCACTTACGATATCAAACTCAAAGTAGCTTTTATCGGTTCGTTTCTTCTACGCGACGCCGTTTCTCGCGCCGATTTGGAAACTGTTAGGGGTTTGATTAAACGGCAGCGTTCTGTGTTGGCTGGTTTGTCTCTGGATGAGTCTAACTCGCTTCTCCGAGTTGCTTCCGAGTTAGATAACCCAGATGATATGGTTCTTCTTCTCCTCGAAGCTGGATTGAGAATTCACGAGACGGTTAGATCGGACCATTTTAACCGTCACGATGATGTACACGTGGCAGATGCAAACAATGTACAACAC GTGGAGGATGTGGAGCATGGAGAATTGGTGTTAGAGGCATCAAGAAATGGAAATGTGAGGGAACTTGAGACGTTATTAAGAATAGGTGTGAATTTCAACTACCGCTATGATTATGGTTTAACAGCGGTTCATGTTGCGGCATTTAAAGGGCACAAGGAAGCGGTGTTAATGCTATGTAAGGCAGGGCTAGATTTAGAATGTGAGGATGATGAAGGTCATGTGCCTTTGCATATGGCGGTGGAGAGTGGTGATTTTGAGACGGTTAGGATTTTTGTTGAAAAGGGTGTGAATGTTAATGCTATGAATaagaagggtgttacaccttTGTACTTGGCTAGAGTTTGGGGACATGAGGATGTTTGTGAGTTGCTTATTGGGAGAGGAGCGTTGTCTACTCTTTCTCTTGCTTTAGCTTAA